In the genome of Hydrogenophaga sp. PBL-H3, the window GCGCTCGCGCCGTGGCAGTGCGAGGGCCACCAGCCGCGGCTGGTCCCAGCGCGCGGGCCACAGCGTCCAGAGTCCGATCAACAGGAAAAACCCCGTGGCCGCCTGGCGCACGCCGTCGTGCAGCACGCGCTCCAGCACCCAGGTGTGTTGCAGCGCAAAACCTTGTGGCGTGCCGAGCTGCTGCATGAAGGCCAGGTCGAGCCCGCTCAGGTCCCACAGGCCTGCGAACAGCAGCGTGCCCAGCCACCAGACGGTGGCGTTTGCGGCCAGCGCCGGGGTTTTGACGGGGGAACTGAAGTTCGCCGCAGCGCAGCTTGAGTCTTGCATGCCCGCAGTGTCGGGCGCGTGGGTTAAGTGCGGCTTAAGCGGCGTACCCATAATGAAGCTCTCCCTCAACCAACGGACACGACGTCCCATTCGCCCATGCGAGCACTCGTGGTGGAAGACGATCCCGGTATCGCCAGTGGCCTGCAGGCCTCGCTCAGGCAGGCGGGTTATGCGGTGGACGTGTGTGCCACGCTGGAAGCGGCGTGGCATGTGTTGTCGGTGGAGCCGGTGGATGTGCTGATCCTTGACCTGGGCCTGCCCGATGGCGACGGCCTGGACCTGCTGGCCCGGTTGCGCCGCCAGGCCGCGCCCGCGGCGGGGCGCGCTGCCCTGCCGCGCAACGACCTGCCGGTGCTGATCATGACCGCCCGCGACGGTGTGAGCGATCGGGTGAGTGGCCTGGACAGCGGTGCCGACGACTACATCGTCAAACCCTTTGATGCCAACGAACTGCTGGCGCGGCTGCGCGCCATGCTGCGCCGCGCCGGTGGGCGCAGCAGTCCGGTGATCACCCACGGCGATCTGGTGGTGGACCCCGCCGCCCACTCGGTGCTGCGCTCGGGCGAGGCGGTGTCGCTGGGGGGCAAGGAATTCGCGCTGCTGATGGCGCTGCTGCAGGCGCGTCCGCAGGTGCTGTCCAAATCGCGGCTGGAATCGTCGCTGTACGGTTTTGGTGAAGCGCTGGAGAGCAACGCGATCGAGGTGCACATCCACCACCTGCGGCGCAAGCTCGGTGAATCGCTCATCAAGACAGTGCGCGGCGTGGGCTACTTCGTGCCGCAACAGGACCCGCCCGCATGACGGACCAGCCTGCCTCGGCGCGCCTGCCCACGCTGTGGCGCTACCTCTGGAACTGGGTGGTGGGCGCCCTGCTGGTGGTCTGGACCACCTTGCTGCTGGTGGCCTGGTACACCGGACACCACGAGGCCAAGGAGATCACCGACGGGCAGCTGGAAGCGGTGGCCCGGTTGTGGATGTCGGTGGAGCCCGACAAGGCCCGTTCCACACCCGAGCCCATTGCCTCCAGCCGGACCCGTGCCTATGTGCAGGACGTGGCCGTGCTGCACTGGGTTGACGGCCAGCTGTTCACCGACACCCACAGCCTGGCCGACAGCCTGGGGCTGGTCCAGCCGCCCGCACCCGGCTTCTCCGACCGGGTGCAGCCCACCAGCAACGGTGATGTGCGCTGGCGCGTGTATGCCGCCGCTGGACAAGACGAACACGCGGCAGACTTCGTGGCCGTGTTGATGGACATGGACCACCGCGTCGACCTCGGCCGCGACATGGCGCTCAAGCTCGCGCGCCCGGCCCTGCTGGTGCTCCCGCTGGTGGCGCTGCTGCTGTGGTGGGCCTTGCGTCGCGGCCTCAGACCGCTCGTTCGCCTCTCGCGCGACGTGGCCGCGCTCGATGGCCTGGCCGGGCAGCGGCTGGACACCGCGCACCGGTTCCACGAGTTCTCCAGCACCGTGCATGCCATCAACACGCTGGTGGATTCGCTGCAGACGCAGGCGCGGCGCGAGCGCGAGTTCGCGTCCGATGTGGCCCACGAACTGCGCACGCCGCTGGCAGCGTTGTCGTTGCAGGCCAACGCGGCGCAGCGCGACCCTTCGCCCCAGCGGCTGGCGCAGCTGGAGGCCAATGCCCTGCGGGCCGGGCACATCCTCTCGCAGCTGCTGGAGCTGGCCCGCGCCCAGCGCGACGGCACCGGCCGTGACGCCTGGAAGGACCTGTCGCTGGGAGAAGTCGCCGCCGGGCTGATCGCTTCTCACGCCCAGGAAGCGTTCGAGCGACACCACGAGCTGTCGCTGGAGCAGCCCGAAGCGCCGGTCATCCTGCATGCACAGCCGATGCTGCTGGAGCTGGCCTTGCGCAACCTGATTGAAAACGCCCTGCGCCACACACCGGCAGGCACCCAGGTGGTGGTGGAGGTCTGGCAAACCGCGCAGGACGCTGGCGTGTCGGTCAGCGACGACGGCCAGCGGGCCGATGCCCCGGTGGCCACACAGGCACCGGCGTCCTCGGGCCTGGGGCTCGGCCTGCGCCTGGTGCAGCGCATCGCCGAACAGCTGGGTGCCACGCTGCAGCGCGACACCGGCGAGGCACCCATGACGATCCGCTTCAGCCTTCGCTGGCCGCGGTGAAGGGTGTGACCCCGTTCATTCCGGGAAAACCATAAGAATCGCTTAATCCGCCGGTGCGATGCTTCCCGGGCCGGCATGTGCTGGCGACACCCGCACCCGCATGCACACCAAATCCGCCCCGTCCCTGTTGGTCGGCTCCAGACCTCTTCGCCCGACCTGGCGCCCCGCCACCGCCGTATGGCTGCTGTCGCTGTGGCTGGCCGTGGCCGGCAACCTGCCGCTGTGGCTGCGCGTGAACGACCTGGCCGGCACCCCCGCGCAGCGCCTGGCGCTGCTGGGCGGTTTCGGGCTGGTGGTGCTTGGCATCACCGCCTCGCTGCTCTCGCTCC includes:
- a CDS encoding sensor histidine kinase, which codes for MTDQPASARLPTLWRYLWNWVVGALLVVWTTLLLVAWYTGHHEAKEITDGQLEAVARLWMSVEPDKARSTPEPIASSRTRAYVQDVAVLHWVDGQLFTDTHSLADSLGLVQPPAPGFSDRVQPTSNGDVRWRVYAAAGQDEHAADFVAVLMDMDHRVDLGRDMALKLARPALLVLPLVALLLWWALRRGLRPLVRLSRDVAALDGLAGQRLDTAHRFHEFSSTVHAINTLVDSLQTQARREREFASDVAHELRTPLAALSLQANAAQRDPSPQRLAQLEANALRAGHILSQLLELARAQRDGTGRDAWKDLSLGEVAAGLIASHAQEAFERHHELSLEQPEAPVILHAQPMLLELALRNLIENALRHTPAGTQVVVEVWQTAQDAGVSVSDDGQRADAPVATQAPASSGLGLGLRLVQRIAEQLGATLQRDTGEAPMTIRFSLRWPR
- a CDS encoding response regulator; protein product: MRALVVEDDPGIASGLQASLRQAGYAVDVCATLEAAWHVLSVEPVDVLILDLGLPDGDGLDLLARLRRQAAPAAGRAALPRNDLPVLIMTARDGVSDRVSGLDSGADDYIVKPFDANELLARLRAMLRRAGGRSSPVITHGDLVVDPAAHSVLRSGEAVSLGGKEFALLMALLQARPQVLSKSRLESSLYGFGEALESNAIEVHIHHLRRKLGESLIKTVRGVGYFVPQQDPPA